A single Struthio camelus isolate bStrCam1 chromosome 6, bStrCam1.hap1, whole genome shotgun sequence DNA region contains:
- the LOC104151179 gene encoding uncharacterized protein yields MLGTSRQPAERAHSILLAIEAMSSRSIEEAHTDARMLEALVADAACLVEHVPPVVRGMWSSVLAVTEASARCSLEWALLLLTCAAPDEVVASLLRCSPSCDRFTVRTMKALLCRGGYERHVLAMARKGGWAMLLNTETHHMGVGLLAREMRKSPRQLRLFLFQWLTALLKGREPCWEMPAMAFLVELLACADLCQDPHDVLIISARLLRSDCRVMRGLVLRGLMLLCKSRRAVSRGQPGQKNAVPVAPAGGAPAGRGQRHQRQGPAGAQQCGPRHGEAGGGPPCSAAGRQAAASL; encoded by the exons atgttgggGACGTCCCGGCAGCCTGCTGAGAGGGCCCACAGCATCCTCCTAGCCATCGAGGCCATGAGCTCCCGCAGCATCGAGGAGGCGCACACAGATGCTCGCATGCTGGAGGCGCTTGTGGCGGacgctgcctgccttgtggagcat gtgcccccggtggtgaggggcatgtggagcagcgtgctggccgtcacagaggcgtctgcgcggtGCAGCCTGGagtgggctcttctgctgctgacctgcgcaGCCCCGGACGAGGTGGTCGCGAGCCTGTtgcgctgctctccctcatgcgacag GTTCACAGTgcggaccatgaaagcactgctctgccgtgGTGGCTACGAGAGGCacgtgctggccatggcgaggaagggtggctgggcCATGCTCCTCAACACTGAGACCCACCACATGGGAGtaggtttgctggccag agagatgaggaagagcccaagacagctgcgtcttttcctcttccagtggctgacagcgctgctcaAAGGCAGAGAGccctgctgggagatgcctgccatggctttcctggtggag ctgctggcttgcgCGGACCTTTGCCAAGACCCTCACGATGTCCTGATCATCTCGGCGAGGCTTCTGCGGAGTGACTGCCGGGTGATGCGTgggctggtgctcagaggcctcatgctgctgtgcaagagccGGAGggcagtgagcagggggcagccgg gccagaagaatgcagtgcctgtggcccctgctggtggggcacctgcaggacgcggacagagacatcagcgccaaggccctgctggtgctcagcaatgtggtccacgtcatggagaagcaggtggtggcccaccttgctccgctgctggccgacaagctgctgcctctctttga